The Ziziphus jujuba cultivar Dongzao chromosome 1, ASM3175591v1 genome segment TCTGCAGACGGAGGGTAACTCAGCTATTTTCCTCTTGCAATGCTATTAGAGAATTTTATCATTAAATGtagaaaaaagagttttttttttttggttttgggggggggggggggggggggggggggggggagtatAAATTGAGAGGAGGATTTTAGCACCAGCATGATCAAATCCAAAATTGGGGTTATCAACTGAAGATTTCCATTTGTATTGTCCCAAGGGACATGGTTGGTGAATCAAATAAAGTGAAAGTTACATTACTTAATAGTAtagtaagatttttttatttttttattttttttcttgttgggTAATGGATTTAGCACGTATTGATACATCCAAAActtttcttttgcatttttcCCCTCAAtacttattaataaataataaaaaaataaaaaggaaaaagctgTTATACCTCTAATTCACACACAAAATACAGACCCATAAGTACTTTTCAAAAGGGGGGAAATTAATCTGAACCGAAAAACAAAATGGTCAAATAGTTCTgctagcaaagaaaaatgtaGAACAAAGTCCTACTGGCTGAACAAATTGTGCCTAAACTCTCACACAAAGTGCACCCCCATAAGAAGGCTCAACTTTGCAAATGCTCCAAGAGGTGCGGATCACCCAGCTTATAGATATCATAAACATCTCCCTCAACTCTGTACCAGAAATGGACGGAATGTATATGCTTTACTTTCCAATAATCTCGGCCTTCTGTTCCTGGTTGCATATCAAGCACAAATTTTCTGGGCATTTGGTAGATTTTCAAAAGCTTGaggtttttcaagttttgaataTCAGAGGGCACTTCCTTCAGTAGAGGGCTAGGTCCAATACCTAGCTCTTCTAGAAGTGGCAATGCTCCTTGGTCAATTTTCAACACTTTTAGTGTATACATTTTTCCCAGTGATAACACTTTGAGCTTTCCAAAACCACCTTCTTCAAAATGTAGTTGCTCTCCATCGTATGCTTGGTAAAGCCAAAGATTCACCAAATTAGGCAACCCTTTGAGGCATTTTAATGGATCCTCATGTAATCTTGAGAAACTTAAACATAACTGTTGTATGTTTTCGAGTTTCGGAAACCATTCTGGTAACTTCTTCAACAGACCTGTCAAGACAAGATGTTGAAGAAAAGGAGGTGGAGATGAAATGGATTGCAAATCTAAAGTCTCATCTTTACTTGCTGCGAATACATCCAAATGTTCAAGATGGTTCATCTTCTCAATTGAAGAGCAAAGTTCCCTACCATTTTCTGTAGTCAAATTGGAAATTCCCAACCTCCTCAGTTGCTTCAAATTCCCCAACTCTTTCATTAGATCAACCCCATGATGAGGTGCCTCCAAAGTGGTCAATGTTTGTAACCCATCCAAACTCCCAATTCCCCATTGAATCCTTATGCCTCGAACTGAATTCGAACTAAATTCTACCTTCTCATCAAAATACACAGCCAAAAGGTGTCGAAGATTTTGAAGTTTGTTAATCTGGAAGGGAAGTTTATGCACCAGGGTACCTCTAAGATCTAATGTCTGTAGATTCTGTAGTTTTCCAACAGACTTTGGAAGCTTCTTCACTTGAGTATTCCTTAGGTTCAAGTACTTCAAGTGGAATAGGTTCCCCACTTCTTTAGGAAGATGATCAAGAGGAGCATAGCTGAAGTCCAACACTTTCAAaagcttaaattttttaaacaaaccaGCCACGAAAGATTTGGGCAAATTTTCAAtgctgaaaaagaaaattgaacgAACCCCATGATCTTCAATGGCGTCTAGAACATTTTTATTACAGTTGTAGATTGATAATCGACGAATCTTTCCTCTGCATCGTGAATCTTTGTCAttcaaaatttgacaaaaacCAAGTTCACCAGCCTTCAACTTGATAATCTCATGCATCAAATCGTGCACTCTACACAATCTATTCGACTTATTAACCGTTTCCCATGAAGCTTCAACCAAGTTTCTATGAACGAGTTCGATTAAGTATTCCTCTGCTACTTGTTCCATTGTCttgcctttcttttctttcacaaAACCCTCAGCAATCCATAACTTGAATAGTTTTACATCAGTAATGGAATAGTCTTCTGGGAAAAGGCCGAAGTACAAGAAGCAAGATTTCAGATGGTGAGGCAAATCATGGTAACTAAGAGATAGAATTCTTAATATGCTTGTGAGCTGGGGATTATTTTCCAACTCATAAGTGAGACTCTCAAGCATTCTTAGCCACTCGAACATGACCTTCTCTTTTGTAGACAAAAGGCCACCTATAGCCGCAACTACTAGTGGCAATCCTTGGCATCTTTTAACAATTTCAAGAGACAAATGCTCTAATTCTTGAGGGCAACGCCCCTCAAACTCGTATCGGAATGCCTTTTTGCAAAACAATTCCCATCCCAATTCTTGAGACAGAGGTAGAAGCTTTTGCACAAAATCACATGAGTTTTCTTTAAAAGATGCAGCAATTATATCATTACGTGTTGTTATGATTATCCTACTGCCTTTGTCATTAGAAGGCAAAGCATGCTTCATAACTTTCCAAAAATCTATTTGCCAGACATCGTCAAAGACAAAGACATACCTTTTTGTTTGCAAATATTGCCTCAGATGATTGATTAGCTCCTGCATTGAGTCCATTTCCCTGAGAGGACATTCTGCAACTGCACAGATCTTCTTTGTCATGGTCCTTAGTATCTTCTCCATATCATATGATTGAGAGACTGTGATCCAAGCATGGCATTCAAAGTGTTCTCTCACCGCTTCATTGTCATAGACTTTCTTAGCAAGAGTTGTCTTGCCAATTCCGCCACTGCCTACCAATGAAACGACCATGCGTGTTGATTTACCTTCAACCAACTTTCTTACAAGCTCATTCCTGATGGTATCAAAACCCACGAGTTCAGTTTCCTCAATGAAAAAGGAATCTAAACGAGGGTCATGCTGTTCAGCATTTGGAATTTGGCTGTTTGATCTTTGTTCCAAGGATTTAAAGCCATATCTTTCACTTCTCTTCCTGATTTCACCTAATGATGCCATGACATTTTGAATCTCAGAGGCAATATCAAGACGGGGTTTCAAAGCTTTAAGCAAGTTACCGGTTTTGGAGAGAACACCGAGGTATCCACTCTGACCTTGGTAACTTTGTGCCATGTGAAGAAGGTACTCATCAATGACATCTTCTATGTTATATGCTATCTCTATAACTTGTTTCACCCAAGTTTTAACACCATCGATCATGCCTCCTTTCTCCAACCTCGCCTCTGCATCTTTGAGGAAGCACTGAATGATCTCTAGTTCATCTATCAAAGCTTTAGCTTCCCTGTGGACTCGCCTAAACAGTTGTGTTTTATGGACAAGCAGGTCGATCAACTTCTCAGACACAGTAGTCACTGCACACTCTGCCATATTTTGCTTCTTGATGGGCAAAATAATACCAAAGAATAGATGATTCAAGTAGTATAAAACCAATATTCTTAAATACGAACAGACTGCGCAAAGCAGTGAGAACCTGAATGTATTAGGAATTCTTCCAGCAGAAAATGTCAAACTCAATTATAGACCTTTGAAAAATACCAGTCAACCCTGTAGAAAAAGCAAgcttataattttcttaaattatttgcAATTGGCTGCAGTTTGAATGAACCTAAATCTGTGGTTCCTTGTAACTTACGCAAGTGGGAAATTGAACGTGTCAACCATTGCTATTAGAAACAGAACATGGTACTAGCGATCCCGGGTGTTGGTCAAACGTATTAGTTCTTTAGTTACATCATCATGGTTGAAGTATATAATAATGGGTCATTTGTCCACTCAATAGAGTATTTTAATACTAGAATAAAATCGAAAACGCCCTCGTTCAAACACATCTATATGTCAATCTCATAAGATTGTTGGAGGCCTACTTTTATGACATTAAAGGAGCTTTGGTTTCCTCATTTACTGGTatttaaaacagcaaagaatacattgaacaatttgaaaaacaaacatTAGAGAGTACCGTTGACACTTTCATTTCTAGAGATTACAAATGTAAGGACAATTAGAAATTATCGTTTAGATTTAAATTTGTATGTTATGGGCTGAAAAAGAGATTTGGTCTTTGTCTTGTTCGTGGATTGCTCCTTCTATgtctttggtttttatttaggAGGATATATTATAGTTTATAGGCTGTTCGACTACCATTTTGGATGCCAAAGTTTTTACTTCAACACCTTTTTTATGGCAATGATGCTGCAAAAATTTACTGATTTGACTGGCTCCGTTTGAATGCTAGAAAGGAAAGAGGAGAGATATTTCCTTTCACGAatacatttatttatgttttgttttaccAGATATAAACTGGTGTAACGAATTCCTAACTGGTACTAAATAAGTCTGTTTCTTCTTCTATGATTGAAAAAGTTTCAATACTgactcaaaaaaaattaaattacaagaTATCATCAATACGAACTTTCTGAACAAATTGGATTTAACAATAGTAGTTCTGATTCTTGAAgacagattttcttttttttctcttttttttctccaaatccAATTCAAAATGCTTACTATAACCAAGATGATTGGTATACAAATTAATCACATAAAaatcgaggatgaaattttgagGAAGGTGATCTAAGCCCACCATGGATTTTCACCTGTTCTGAAATCAGTCTCAACCCATGGGACGAATACTACCTTTCCATCATCAACATCAGCATGTGCCAAAGCAAGGGACTGTTCCAAATGAAGAATTTTGTTTCTAATTAGTTTACAGGTCTTGgaatggtgaaaaaaaaaagttataactTTTGAAGTTAAAAGTTAGTTTACCTCAAGACAAGCATACAAGCGATGATTCAAAATCATTATCGTTGTTCTCATATTTATGGTTACCACTTTCAAGATCATTAAGACAATTTTCATGTTTGAAATTATAACTAagagatcaaattcaaataatatattatcagGTGGTGAGATAGAAAATCCTTTAAACCAGCAAAGGGAAAGGCATAGAATAGCAGTAAAGCTTGTTTGGTTGCTTACCAGAGGAGCAGGTCCCCTGACAACACGGCCTTGGTTGTTATACTGAGAACCATGGCAAGGACATATGAATTTGTTCTCAGCAGCATTCCACGGCACTACACACCCAAGATGTGTGCACACTGCGTTGATTCCATATGTTGCAAGGGTTTTGTCATTCTCCACAACAAGATAGGTGGGGTCTCCCTGCAAATTCATGAGAAGATCAATCATTTCCAACATTTAAATCTCTGCTCATTTTGTTTATGTACTCTGGGTCACAAATTTTCcaagaaaaaataatcaaaacaagCTTGCAGTGGTAAATGATTATAACAAGGGGGTCCTTTTGCATATCATGCTACATAATTATGTATCTCAAAGTCTGTTTAATTTCATAAACCACAAATTTTGGAGTTTGAAAATATGAAGCTGGTTTGCAACAAAGGAAAGCGCACAAGAGTTACCTTTAACCCCTGAGTTAGGGTCCTGTCACCAGGACCATGGGTCTTAAGCCATTCATCCGCAATAACATCGTTTCCAAGAGCATCCTTTGCTATGGTACCACCACCGGCCCCACCCCCCCTATTCAATCGCCAGTATTTATCAAGTTACAGAGCGTAAAAAAGAATGCCATAAacaataagattatttttatttttttttctatactttAACATATTTAGAACAATGTTAGAAATATCAAATAACTTCTAAGATGCATACCAAATGTCatgtgttaatattttattaacttatatttaGTTACACATATCCTAGTTCACTAATCCATAACTAGCTATATTAAAAAGctaaccaataaaatattgacTGCACTTAGTCATCttgatagatttatttattacctCTGACATTGTTTATATCCTAAAAGATCTCAAATGCCCTTCaaacttaaattatatatatatatatgtactggAAAATGATTAATTGCTGATTACTccattcaaaatcaaataagaaaATCACAAAACTAGGTACAAATTCCATCTATCAATATATCACTACAAGAAATAATGGGCCAAGTATGTAGTTTTACTCGGCATAGAAATTAGAAATCACAGGACTGTTGTTGAGCTTACCCAGGTGGGGCAAAGAAAGTGGCATAAGGAACCAGCATTCCAGCAGTGGGGAGAGAAATAGCACCCAAAAGCAGTAAATTCATGAGCTGCCTCTTGCCCATGTCTGGGACACGGTCATCAGCAGGAATGCTAGTGGCCTGGCAAGTAATTCTCATGCCCTTTTCCTTTCCCACAAAGTTGGTCCTTGTGGGCTTCAGCATCAGATATTGGGAAGAAGAAAATATACCATTCTTGCTAGAACACAACTGAAAACAACAAACATAGGTTGGtcgtattgattttttttttttttttttctttttctcttctcaaACTGTAAATGGGAAACTAAAAGCATGTTATAAGTTTGAGGAAAAATGatgagatggaaaaaaaaaaaaaacacaagagACGTTGTAATCTATGCTTTGAAGGATGAGGATTACCTGTGAAGGAGTTGCAGGGGAGAGAGTAGAGGCAGCCATGGAAGTGAAATTGGGAGGAACAGAGAGGTGGTGGGTGTTGAAATTTTGACGAGAGGAAGAGATGGAATGTAAAAAAATCAGCAGCTATTGGATAAGGCAAGAGATAGTGTTTGATGGAAGATGAATGATGTTACAGAGCCACACGTTGGCGATCAAATATCGGTAATCGCTATAatatactatttatttatttatttattattttttgttgtaaatCTGTGTTctacaaattttttaataaaaatctcTATTATTCGTCcaaattttatccatttaatcagtaattgaacttttttttttttttcgatagaATTAGAAAATGAGAGACTGAAGAgtatttatgaatatataaaatattatgtccAAAAAAGgtttatattgtaaaattggATTATTAGTTCTGTCAATTATATCTATAGTTGCACTTTGGTTCCTCTCTTAATCTTTTTGAcaatttggttttaaaattttattttttttcatgttttttggtttttaaactattttttagtttaatttttaacaattttaatacaTACAATTGATTTGATACAGCATATAAAGAATTTGTACGGTTatctaattttgtaattttttattttttacaatatatataatttaaatattaacatgcattttaaaaagaaataaagatcaaaatgccaaaaaaaaaaatatatatatatatatatatatatatatattcaagaaCCGAAGTACAGTTATAAACACAGTTCAAGGGATTATATAGCCAAAACccttataaaattttcacaatatcttaaactaaaaaagatcagttatgataataatataataataacttttcccACCACTTTCTTATTTGAactaataaaaaagtttaatcaCGTCTCGTTTgaaatgataaaacaaataattattacaCTGTAAAcgtatattttatcaatatatcTATAGATATATCCTAATCTATTTGTCATTCAAGAACAAATAACCAATTTAGTATGTTTTCAATACCAGCATCTTTCATcctaagataaaaatatttgatgttgataactataaagttgaaaaataatatacttGAAGTATTCCAGAACAAAATCTAGTTGGGAAGGAAACTTCTAAGAATTATTTTGAAGTGAATACTAAAAATCTTAATCCGGCTTCTTCCCAATAACTTTTTCCGCattcttttagaaaaaaatatgctaaaaGCATTTTCAACTTGATCTCAATAGTAACAAAACGCTTTCAGCCATAGCTAACCTAAAAACTTCATATTTCtacgaaaataaaataaaataacttatgttgaatatattaaaaaaataatagtaataataagacAAATAACACTATAAGAAGTACAATATATTTAACATGGAATTTTTTATTCTGGGCCTTCTTTCTGTGGGGTCCTAGTGGCCTCGCACTTTGGATGGGatgcataaaacaaacaaactgcTGAGAGCCACACCACATGAGAGACTAAAAGTGCAGATAACACAAAATGCTCATGGTTCTAAAAAATTGGTTCACTATCTATTTTCCGCTATTTGAATATCTCCCTAGCTCTTTTTCCACGTTTTTCATCTTTTGCAGAAGCTGGTATCTTCAATTACTAAGCCTCTCGAAGAAATATAGATACCCCATGTCCTTTGGGGGGTTAATGGAAGCCCCAACCTTGTCATCATTGAAAATGACCCATCTCCCATCTTTAAATATGTGAGCTACATAGTGACCACATTGCGTGGAGGTTCCAATGTGGCTTACAATTCCGATAAGTCTGTATCCTGCATAACACCAAGTTAACAACTCGATCAAAATTTGCTGTCAAACTGTCAAGCTAAACGAATCAGCAGAAAAGGATTTACTCGTTTTTCGTACTACTAGTATACAACTATATTATATTTCCTAAGCTTTGTACAAGTCCTAGCAGCTTTATCTTTgaaaaatttaagaacataaacaacacaaaataaaatatgctcATGAATAGGTATAAGATACTAACTCCCTGCTCCATCAGGTAGCCCAGCATCAGCAGTAGGTACTGTGTTCGATGTTGTTGCATCCATATCAGATGAAGCAGAAGCATCAGGATTGTTGAATATCCAATCCGTGGCTTTCTCAATGTCACCACCCTGCAAAAAGACATgagatgaaaaggaaaaaattagaaAGGGTTTAACAAATTTCAGTGGCTTCACACTAAACAATAACGGAAGTTTTCCGTGtattattgaaataattgaAAGCTATCAACCGATATTACCGATGCCTTCAGTGCCTTCCTTGCAATTTCTTCTTGAAAACCAAATGAGATCAACATGTCTAGTTGTGATTGGTCAACAACAGTATGCCCTCCTTGAGATATAGGAGCATCTATATCTGGAAAAAGAAAGAGCAAATCAGCAACAGACAGCAGTACAACTTAATAAAAGTCAATGTTGTAGCTCAGCTGCTGGATTACACTAATAAGTAGATTCCCCAACTGAAGAtgcatgttaaaaaaaaaaaagaaaaatacaatctTAAAATGAGGATCAGTGTAATTTACAACAATGATGGTCAATACCACAACTCAGCAGCAGTATCCGCAGATTTTACCAAAGTGAATAAATTTTTGTCAAGATAAAATACTAAATCAGATACCTGGATCGTCCATGTGAGAAAGTAGCCAATTCATTGCCTCTTCCACTCCAGAATTTGAGGTATTAATTGCCGCTTTCTGACAATGAAGCTCGCTAAATCCCATTGAAACGAGCTGGGAAACAATATCCTCATTGGCAACAGGCTTATTTGATTCCACCTCTTCTGCAGGAACTGAGCAGAATATTTAACAAAGGCCAATAGACACACATAAGATCAATTCCCAACCACATGAACATAACaaagcaaaaatacatatacatgTGACTTAGAACAGCAAATTAGATGTCTCATGCAGCAGATGTTTTTCTTCAATCAGCTTAACTCAAAATTCCATTTGAGATATGGCAAAAAACTATGTCAAATTTGCATGACAAAAACATCTCATTGACCTCAGAATTTGTAAGCTAGTTTTAGAATTGAAGCAATAAGAGACAACAAGTGGAACTCGGCTACTTCACTGAATGGGATATCCTAAATGGCAAAACAAGCCACCTTCTCTTCCATCATCTCTAtccctatatttttttttgttggaaagAATACACAGTGCATTGGGACAAAACAAAACGTGGATTCACCTTTACTTAGTTCTTGGATAAATAGAAGACTCTACTGCaaggtatattattaataaatgaaCATCCTTTAC includes the following:
- the LOC107430186 gene encoding disease resistance protein RPM1-like, giving the protein MAECAVTTVSEKLIDLLVHKTQLFRRVHREAKALIDELEIIQCFLKDAEARLEKGGMIDGVKTWVKQVIEIAYNIEDVIDEYLLHMAQSYQGQSGYLGVLSKTGEIRKRSERYGFKSLEQRSNSQIPNAEQHDPRLDSFFIEETELVGFDTIRNELVRKLVEGKSTRMVVSLVGSGGIGKTTLAKKVYDNEAVREHFECHAWITVSQSYDMEKILRTMTKKICAVAECPLREMDSMQELINHLRQYLQTKRYVFVFDDVWQIDFWKVMKHALPSNDKGSRIIITTRNDIIAASFKENSCDFVQKLLPLSQELGWELFCKKAFRYEFEGRCPQELEHLSLEIVKRCQGLPLVVAAIGGLLSTKEKVMFEWLRMLESLTYELENNPQLTSILRILSLSYHDLPHHLKSCFLYFGLFPEDYSITDVKLFKLWIAEGFVKEKKGKTMEQVAEEYLIELVHRNLVEASWETVNKSNRLCRVHDLMHEIIKLKAGELGFCQILNDKDSRCRGKIRRLSIYNCNKNVLDAIEDHGVRSIFFFSIENLPKSFVAGLFKKFKLLKVLDFSYAPLDHLPKEVGNLFHLKYLNLRNTQVKKLPKSVGKLQNLQTLDLRGTLVHKLPFQINKLQNLRHLLAVYFDEKVEFSSNSVRGIRIQWGIGSLDGLQTLTTLEAPHHGVDLMKELGNLKQLRRLGISNLTTENGRELCSSIEKMNHLEHLDVFAASKDETLDLQSISSPPPFLQHLVLTGLLKKLPEWFPKLENIQQLCLSFSRLHEDPLKCLKGLPNLVNLWLYQAYDGEQLHFEEGGFGKLKVLSLGKMYTLKVLKIDQGALPLLEELGIGPSPLLKEVPSDIQNLKNLKLLKIYQMPRKFVLDMQPGTEGRDYWKVKHIHSVHFWYRVEGDVYDIYKLGDPHLLEHLQS
- the LOC107430257 gene encoding cytochrome b6-f complex iron-sulfur subunit 2, chloroplastic, which produces MAASTLSPATPSQLCSSKNGIFSSSQYLMLKPTRTNFVGKEKGMRITCQATSIPADDRVPDMGKRQLMNLLLLGAISLPTAGMLVPYATFFAPPGGGGAGGGTIAKDALGNDVIADEWLKTHGPGDRTLTQGLKGDPTYLVVENDKTLATYGINAVCTHLGCVVPWNAAENKFICPCHGSQYNNQGRVVRGPAPLSLALAHADVDDGKVVFVPWVETDFRTGENPWWA